Proteins encoded in a region of the Candidatus Latescibacterota bacterium genome:
- the flhB gene encoding flagellar biosynthesis protein FlhB: MAESSGAGEKTESASPKRRREARDKGQVARSQEVNSLIILATGTMLLLGLHGHIVSGIEHIFRSSFNTSPATVEIANIVSIAKGLFSSFFSIVLPVFLGIIVAGLGVNLSQVGFHVTTNVLTPKLERINPLEGFKRIFSWKSVIETMKGLIKIGVISYIAYRGLRPTIDRILALSMSSSPDLIGTYLQVALIVVVRALVVMVIVAALDYAFQYWQHEKSIKMTLKEVKDELKETEGDPLVRERVRSIQREMSRRRMMEDVKTADAVITNPTSFAIAIKYSQGMQSPKVVAKGRKLLAEKIKKIALENGVAIVENKPLARALYKACKIGGFVPVHLFKAVAEILAYVYSLKDKNRR, from the coding sequence ATGGCTGAAAGCAGTGGAGCAGGCGAGAAGACTGAATCGGCATCTCCCAAGCGGAGACGCGAGGCTCGAGACAAGGGGCAGGTGGCGAGAAGCCAGGAGGTCAATTCGCTTATCATTCTTGCCACCGGCACCATGCTTCTTCTCGGACTGCATGGACACATCGTGTCTGGAATAGAACATATATTCAGAAGTTCATTCAACACTTCGCCCGCGACCGTAGAAATAGCTAATATCGTTTCGATAGCCAAAGGCCTTTTTAGTTCGTTTTTTTCGATAGTCCTTCCCGTATTTCTCGGGATCATCGTGGCCGGGCTGGGAGTGAATCTCAGTCAGGTCGGATTCCATGTGACCACGAACGTTCTTACACCAAAGCTCGAAAGGATCAATCCTCTCGAAGGCTTCAAGAGGATATTCTCATGGAAATCCGTGATCGAGACTATGAAGGGGCTCATCAAGATCGGGGTGATCTCCTACATCGCGTATAGAGGCCTGCGTCCCACGATAGACAGGATACTCGCTCTTTCGATGTCTTCATCACCCGACCTGATAGGTACGTACCTGCAGGTAGCGTTGATCGTAGTAGTCCGAGCCCTCGTCGTGATGGTAATCGTGGCCGCGCTGGATTACGCGTTTCAGTACTGGCAGCACGAGAAATCGATAAAAATGACACTGAAGGAAGTAAAGGACGAGTTGAAGGAGACCGAGGGGGACCCCCTTGTAAGGGAGAGAGTCAGGAGCATCCAGAGGGAGATGTCCAGGCGCCGCATGATGGAAGACGTAAAGACTGCCGACGCAGTCATTACGAATCCGACGAGCTTCGCCATAGCTATAAAATATTCCCAGGGCATGCAGTCTCCGAAAGTCGTAGCCAAGGGCAGGAAACTCCTGGCTGAGAAGATCAAGAAGATCGCTTTGGAAAATGGAGTAGCAATCGTAGAGAACAAACCTCTTGCAAGGGCTTTGTACAAGGCGTGCAAGATCGGAGGTTTCGTCCCGGTCCATCTTTTCAAGGCTGTGGCAGAGATACTCGCGTACGTATACAGCCTCAAGGACAAGAACCGGAGATGA
- the fliR gene encoding flagellar biosynthetic protein FliR, whose amino-acid sequence MFDLSYNISDMIWFLLILVRVATIIFVMPVFGAKFLPSQWKIGFAVILAVLLSMVIHPLEQNARLATAGGLMLGVGSEVMIGLVLGLTTGFIFYSVMLWGQLIGAQMGLGLANIVDPTAGGDISVVSQFYYMFAIVIFLSIDGHHMLINGMLDSYDYFPAGAMTFPFKSLRSFIELSGSIFTVAVQLAASMIVLLLLVSTILGVIARTVPQMNIFIVGFPLKLFVGLLGLVLSVPYITKALIDLFRRIPVDLAAVLGS is encoded by the coding sequence ATGTTTGATCTCAGCTACAACATATCCGATATGATCTGGTTTCTCCTTATTCTTGTAAGGGTCGCTACCATTATTTTCGTTATGCCCGTGTTCGGTGCCAAGTTCTTACCTTCACAGTGGAAGATAGGGTTCGCCGTCATTCTCGCGGTCCTTCTCAGTATGGTGATCCATCCACTGGAGCAGAACGCCAGGCTGGCGACCGCGGGGGGATTGATGTTGGGAGTGGGAAGCGAGGTAATGATAGGCCTGGTTCTCGGCCTTACCACTGGGTTTATCTTTTATTCGGTCATGCTCTGGGGGCAGTTGATCGGAGCGCAGATGGGGCTCGGACTGGCCAACATCGTCGATCCGACCGCGGGGGGCGACATATCGGTAGTGTCCCAGTTTTATTACATGTTCGCGATCGTCATTTTTCTTTCTATCGACGGCCACCATATGCTCATAAACGGCATGCTCGATTCCTACGATTATTTTCCAGCGGGCGCGATGACATTCCCCTTTAAAAGCCTGAGATCTTTCATTGAACTCTCAGGCAGCATCTTTACCGTGGCAGTCCAACTCGCGGCGTCAATGATCGTCCTCCTTCTGCTTGTCAGTACGATTCTTGGAGTGATCGCGAGGACCGTTCCCCAGATGAACATCTTTATAGTCGGATTTCCGTTGAAATTGTTCGTGGGGCTGCTTGGCCTCGTATTATCTGTGCCCTACATCACGAAAGCGCTTATCGACCTTTTCAGAAGAATCCCGGTCGATCTGGCTGCAGTACTCGGTTCCTGA
- the fliQ gene encoding flagellar biosynthesis protein FliQ, with translation MTTDAVIEIGKNALYVTLLVASPMLLFGLIVGMLIGIFQAVTQINEMTLVFVPKILAVSLAIVIFMPWMLRILVSFMTKIFTRIAQL, from the coding sequence ATGACTACTGATGCCGTGATAGAGATCGGGAAAAACGCGCTTTACGTGACTCTGCTTGTAGCTTCGCCGATGCTGCTTTTTGGCCTTATCGTCGGGATGCTGATCGGGATATTCCAGGCGGTCACACAGATCAACGAGATGACACTTGTGTTTGTTCCGAAGATCCTCGCCGTATCACTGGCGATCGTGATCTTTATGCCCTGGATGCTCAGGATACTGGTCTCGTTTATGACGAAGATATTCACCAGAATAGCACAGCTTTAG
- the fliP gene encoding flagellar type III secretion system pore protein FliP (The bacterial flagellar biogenesis protein FliP forms a type III secretion system (T3SS)-type pore required for flagellar assembly.) → MIVVLSTTAFAQEQSGQGTGNISLPGLTTGQEGDGEKRLSLPVEIVLGLTVLSLAPAILVMMTSFTRIIVVFSFIRQALGTQQMPPAQLLIGLAIFLTAVIMMPAFTEINDTALQPYLSEEITRDEAVEKGFVPIRTFMLGHAREKDIALFMKMKGADAPVTPETLSASILIPAFVISELRTAFQIGFLIYLPFLVIDMVVASVLMSMGMMMLPPVMISLPFKILLFVLVDGWHLLVQSLITGFLG, encoded by the coding sequence ATGATCGTCGTCTTGTCGACGACGGCATTTGCCCAGGAGCAATCAGGACAAGGAACGGGTAATATATCCCTGCCTGGATTGACGACCGGACAGGAAGGCGATGGAGAGAAACGACTCAGCCTGCCTGTCGAGATCGTTCTGGGACTTACAGTCCTTTCTCTTGCTCCCGCAATCCTGGTAATGATGACCTCTTTTACCAGGATAATTGTAGTCTTCAGTTTCATAAGACAGGCTCTGGGAACCCAGCAGATGCCACCGGCTCAACTCCTTATAGGACTTGCGATCTTTCTGACGGCGGTCATCATGATGCCGGCCTTCACAGAGATCAACGATACTGCACTTCAGCCTTATCTCAGTGAGGAGATCACGAGGGACGAAGCGGTAGAGAAAGGGTTCGTCCCGATCAGAACGTTTATGCTGGGGCATGCAAGGGAAAAGGATATAGCTTTATTCATGAAAATGAAGGGAGCGGACGCGCCGGTCACTCCGGAGACTCTGTCGGCTTCTATCCTCATTCCAGCATTCGTGATCAGTGAACTCAGAACAGCCTTTCAGATCGGTTTTCTTATTTACCTGCCGTTCCTGGTCATAGATATGGTCGTGGCGAGTGTCCTGATGTCTATGGGTATGATGATGCTTCCCCCGGTGATGATATCGCTGCCGTTCAAGATATTGCTTTTCGTCCTTGTGGACGGTTGGCACCTGCTGGTCCAGTCCCTTATAACCGGATTTTTGGGATAG
- the fliO gene encoding flagellar biosynthetic protein FliO: MKNICRSVTTFVIMISPGVAIASESDSIVPSAGRLIAAIIVVAMLIYASIFFLKRLMMKSGGKRSESMNVIGSCTLGQRSRLCMVEVAGRVLLLGVTPQQVSSIAEFEPSEIETEQPDSRARNFIRHLTDITALKRSAK; the protein is encoded by the coding sequence ATGAAGAATATATGCAGATCGGTTACGACATTCGTAATAATGATATCTCCAGGAGTTGCCATCGCTTCGGAAAGTGATTCGATCGTACCGAGCGCAGGCAGGCTCATAGCAGCGATTATTGTCGTTGCGATGCTGATATATGCTTCGATCTTCTTTCTGAAACGGCTTATGATGAAGAGCGGAGGAAAGCGGAGCGAATCGATGAATGTGATCGGCTCATGCACCCTGGGGCAACGCAGCCGGTTGTGCATGGTCGAGGTGGCCGGCAGGGTCCTTCTTCTGGGCGTCACTCCTCAGCAGGTCTCATCGATAGCCGAGTTCGAGCCCTCCGAGATCGAGACGGAGCAGCCCGATTCCAGGGCCAGGAACTTCATCCGCCATCTCACCGACATCACTGCGTTGAAGCGGAGCGCCAAGTGA
- a CDS encoding FliM/FliN family flagellar motor switch protein, translating into MATEKTTETPDNIDTTGEEIVEDIAGQDAARDNDLAGDVDGPDVASTGAEDMETGSESENSPETGQLAGQNLSDSDGTGEDMVDESISSVIDELEKGGVAPEQVLEEFTAAAVPQNVQQPTGVDNISMLMDVDMTVRVELGRSKRSVEEIMNLNPGMVMELDRKAGDTVDLYLNEKLFAEGEVTVVDGNFAIRITRLISRL; encoded by the coding sequence GTGGCGACTGAAAAAACTACTGAGACACCGGACAATATTGATACGACAGGAGAAGAGATCGTAGAGGATATTGCCGGTCAGGATGCCGCCCGGGATAATGACCTTGCCGGTGATGTGGATGGTCCGGATGTTGCGTCAACCGGAGCAGAGGACATGGAAACGGGTTCAGAATCCGAAAATAGTCCAGAAACTGGCCAGTTGGCCGGACAGAATTTATCGGATAGTGACGGGACAGGTGAAGACATGGTCGACGAATCGATTTCCAGCGTGATTGACGAGCTCGAAAAGGGCGGGGTGGCTCCCGAGCAGGTTCTGGAGGAATTTACGGCTGCGGCCGTCCCGCAGAATGTGCAGCAGCCGACCGGTGTCGACAATATAAGTATGCTTATGGATGTCGATATGACGGTCAGGGTCGAGCTGGGAAGATCGAAGAGATCTGTCGAAGAGATCATGAACCTCAATCCCGGAATGGTTATGGAACTCGACAGGAAAGCCGGAGATACGGTTGACCTGTACCTGAACGAGAAACTCTTCGCCGAAGGTGAAGTAACGGTGGTGGACGGTAATTTTGCAATAAGGATCACACGCCTGATCAGTCGTTTGTAA